The following coding sequences are from one Devosia neptuniae window:
- the dxs gene encoding 1-deoxy-D-xylulose-5-phosphate synthase: MADRPSTPLLDTVHTPADLRALPRTELRQVADELRAEVIDAVSVTGGHLGSALGVIELTVALHAVFDTPHDRIIWDVGHQAYPHKILTGRRERIRTLRQKNGLSGFTRRAESEYDPFGAGHSSTSISAGLGMAVASELQGVPRNVVAVIGDGAMSAGMAYEAMNNAGAMDARLIVILNDNDMSIAPPTGALSAYLARLVSGPVYRGTREAAKNFVSKLPPFLHEPARRTEEFARSFFTGGTLFEELGFYYVGPIDGHNLDHLLPILDNVREAAEGPILIHIVTKKGKGYAPAEDADDKYHGVSKFNVVTGAQAKAVSNAPSYTNVFAESLIQEANDDPRIVAINAAMPSGTGLDKFGEVHPTRVFDVGIAEQHAVTFAAGLASEGMKPFCAIYSTFLQRAYDQVVHDVAIQHLPVRFAIDRAGFVGADGPTHAGNYDSAYLGVIPGMVHMAAADEAELRHMVATAAAYDNGPIAFRYPRGEGLGVDMPARGQVLPIGKGRIVRQGATIAILSYGTRLGEVLAAADKLAALGLNPTIADARFLKPLDEELVARLASTHDVLLTTEEGAIGGFGSHVATFLASNGLLDGKLRFRPLMIPDRFDEHSTQADMYAAAGLDRAGIVATALTTLGYDEAAMAAALGQIS, encoded by the coding sequence TTGGCCGACCGCCCCTCGACACCATTGCTCGACACTGTCCACACCCCCGCCGATCTGCGCGCCTTGCCGCGCACCGAACTGCGCCAGGTGGCCGACGAATTGCGCGCCGAAGTGATCGACGCCGTCTCGGTGACCGGCGGGCATCTGGGCTCGGCATTGGGCGTGATCGAACTAACCGTGGCGCTGCATGCCGTGTTCGATACCCCGCATGATCGCATCATCTGGGACGTCGGCCACCAGGCCTATCCGCACAAAATCCTGACCGGCAGGCGCGAGCGCATCCGCACCCTGCGCCAGAAAAATGGCCTGTCCGGTTTCACCCGCCGCGCCGAAAGCGAATACGACCCCTTTGGCGCCGGCCATTCCTCGACCTCGATTTCGGCAGGCCTGGGCATGGCCGTGGCCAGCGAATTGCAGGGCGTGCCGCGCAATGTGGTGGCGGTTATCGGCGATGGGGCCATGTCGGCTGGCATGGCCTATGAGGCGATGAACAATGCCGGCGCCATGGATGCGCGGCTGATCGTCATCCTCAACGACAATGACATGTCGATCGCTCCGCCCACCGGCGCGCTCAGCGCGTATCTCGCGCGGCTGGTCTCGGGCCCCGTCTATCGCGGCACGCGTGAAGCGGCCAAGAATTTCGTCAGCAAGCTGCCGCCCTTCCTGCACGAGCCGGCCCGCCGCACCGAGGAATTCGCCCGCTCCTTCTTCACCGGCGGCACGCTGTTCGAGGAACTGGGCTTCTATTATGTCGGCCCCATTGACGGGCATAATCTCGATCACCTGCTGCCCATTCTCGACAATGTGCGCGAGGCGGCCGAAGGCCCGATCCTGATCCACATCGTCACCAAAAAAGGCAAGGGCTATGCCCCGGCCGAGGATGCCGACGACAAATATCACGGCGTGTCCAAGTTCAACGTGGTCACCGGCGCCCAGGCCAAGGCGGTCTCCAACGCGCCGTCCTATACCAATGTCTTTGCCGAAAGCCTGATCCAGGAAGCCAATGACGATCCGCGCATCGTGGCGATCAATGCCGCCATGCCCTCGGGCACCGGGCTCGACAAATTCGGTGAAGTCCACCCCACCCGCGTCTTTGATGTCGGCATTGCCGAGCAGCATGCGGTAACCTTCGCGGCGGGTCTGGCCAGCGAGGGCATGAAGCCGTTCTGCGCCATCTATTCCACCTTCCTGCAGCGCGCCTATGACCAGGTTGTGCACGATGTCGCCATCCAGCATCTGCCGGTGCGCTTTGCCATCGACCGCGCCGGTTTTGTCGGCGCCGATGGCCCAACCCATGCCGGCAATTACGACAGCGCCTATCTCGGAGTCATTCCCGGCATGGTCCACATGGCCGCAGCCGACGAAGCCGAATTGCGCCACATGGTGGCCACCGCCGCCGCCTATGACAATGGCCCGATCGCCTTCCGCTATCCGCGCGGCGAGGGGTTGGGTGTGGATATGCCCGCCCGCGGCCAGGTCCTGCCCATCGGCAAGGGCCGCATCGTGCGCCAGGGCGCCACCATTGCCATTCTGAGCTATGGCACACGCCTGGGCGAAGTGCTTGCGGCTGCCGACAAGCTGGCGGCCCTGGGGCTAAACCCCACCATTGCCGATGCGCGGTTCCTGAAACCCCTCGACGAGGAATTGGTCGCCCGCCTTGCCAGCACCCATGACGTGCTGCTCACCACCGAAGAAGGCGCCATTGGCGGCTTTGGCAGCCATGTCGCGACGTTCCTCGCCAGCAATGGTCTGCTCGACGGCAAGCTCCGCTTCCGCCCGCTGATGATCCCCGATCGGTTTGACGAGCATTCCACGCAGGCTGATATGTATGCAGCCGCAGGGCTTGATCGTGCTGGTATCGTCGCTACGGCGCTGACGACGCTGGGCTACGACGAAGCCGCCATGGCGGCGGCATTGGGTCAGATTAGCTAG
- a CDS encoding DUF882 domain-containing protein yields MSITVILPQAVIPAQAASERAIYLYYTHTKETARIVFKRNGQYVQSGLNELNYFLRDWRRNEPARMDPRLFDLVWEVYQEVGATQPINVVSAYRSPKTNEMLRATSSGVAENSQHTKGHAMDFFIPGIPLSKLRAVAMRKQVGGVGFYPTSGSPFVHLDTGSVRAWPRMTRAQLKEIFPDGRTMHLPTDGKPLSQEGYQVALAEWKQCHAYPCNGGSNAGTRVASNSGSGRTLMDMFFGGNDSQPASAPASAPVQMAAVAPQQTATPAAAPMPMMRPADLGGAPAAVAVADVAPQPAAAGAIPIPFSTRGSAPLDAAELLPDTTAPMPAMKSETLRVATAAAMPSGDAVTALASFTAPMPQPRLIMSEPPEAVTAYMPPMPQTPDSQRALEMIIERDTTVTAAVPPQPADRLPILPPLTAATGVRTASLGDDPATAALAGFFSGTFGAAQQSNSAPVAAALANHLANRTPPGGMRKPDLVAPDLEHVAEIFTAPSTMSSDHFAVIFDHDEADFSPATEMGEYVTTLRAGDFPAVPSHTSFVVTATN; encoded by the coding sequence ATGAGCATCACCGTGATCCTGCCGCAGGCGGTTATTCCGGCGCAGGCAGCGAGCGAACGCGCGATCTATCTGTATTATACCCATACCAAGGAGACGGCCCGCATCGTCTTCAAGCGCAATGGGCAATATGTGCAATCCGGCCTCAATGAGCTGAATTATTTCCTGCGCGACTGGCGCCGCAACGAGCCCGCCCGCATGGATCCGCGCCTGTTCGATCTGGTCTGGGAAGTCTATCAGGAAGTGGGCGCCACCCAGCCCATCAATGTCGTGTCGGCCTATCGTTCGCCCAAGACCAATGAAATGCTGCGGGCCACCTCCTCCGGCGTTGCTGAAAATTCCCAGCACACCAAAGGCCATGCCATGGATTTCTTCATTCCGGGCATTCCGCTCTCCAAGCTGCGGGCCGTGGCCATGCGCAAGCAGGTCGGCGGCGTGGGCTTCTATCCCACCTCGGGCAGCCCCTTCGTGCATCTGGACACCGGCTCGGTGCGCGCCTGGCCGCGCATGACCCGTGCCCAGCTCAAGGAAATCTTCCCCGACGGACGCACCATGCATCTGCCCACCGATGGCAAGCCGCTGTCGCAGGAGGGCTATCAGGTCGCCCTGGCCGAATGGAAGCAATGCCACGCCTATCCCTGCAATGGCGGCAGCAATGCGGGCACTCGCGTCGCCAGCAATAGCGGCAGCGGCCGCACGCTGATGGACATGTTCTTTGGCGGCAATGACAGCCAGCCGGCTTCCGCCCCCGCCTCGGCGCCCGTGCAGATGGCAGCCGTGGCGCCGCAGCAGACCGCGACACCCGCGGCAGCGCCCATGCCGATGATGCGCCCGGCCGATCTGGGTGGCGCACCCGCTGCCGTGGCCGTCGCCGATGTCGCGCCGCAACCAGCGGCCGCCGGCGCCATTCCCATCCCGTTCTCGACCCGCGGCAGCGCGCCGCTCGACGCGGCCGAATTGCTGCCCGATACCACTGCGCCCATGCCGGCCATGAAATCGGAAACCCTTCGCGTGGCCACTGCGGCAGCCATGCCCTCGGGCGACGCTGTCACCGCGCTCGCCTCTTTTACCGCGCCGATGCCGCAGCCGCGCCTCATCATGTCCGAACCGCCCGAAGCGGTCACCGCCTATATGCCGCCCATGCCGCAGACGCCCGATTCACAGCGGGCGCTGGAAATGATCATTGAGCGCGACACCACCGTGACGGCCGCAGTGCCGCCCCAGCCGGCCGATCGCCTGCCCATCCTGCCACCACTGACGGCCGCAACCGGGGTACGCACCGCTTCACTGGGCGATGATCCGGCCACCGCGGCGCTGGCCGGCTTCTTCTCGGGCACCTTTGGCGCCGCCCAGCAGAGCAATAGCGCTCCCGTGGCGGCCGCTCTGGCCAATCATCTGGCCAATCGCACCCCGCCCGGCGGCATGCGCAAGCCCGATCTGGTTGCCCCCGATCTCGAACATGTCGCCGAAATCTTCACCGCGCCCTCCACGATGAGCTCGGACCATTTCGCGGTGATCTTCGATCATGACGAGGCCGATTTCAGCCCCGCCACCGAGATGGGCGAATACGTCACCACGCTGCGCGCCGGCGACTTCCCCGCCGTGCCCAGCCACACCAGCTTCGTGGTCACCGCCACCAATTAA